A region of the Deltaproteobacteria bacterium genome:
CGCCAGGCGGTCATCGACGAGTTGGTGTCGCTGTTTGCCGACGACGCGCGCGCGCACCGCGGCCGCGACATCGATCCGCTGATCGTGCGCGGGATCATCGCCGCCGCCGAGCGGATCGCGCTGCACGTGTTCTGCGAGGCGCCGGGCGATCCGAGCCTGAAACAGCGCGCGCGGCGCGCGCTGCTGCACATCGCGTCGGCGGCGCTGTCGCCGCCCGACGGCGAAGGCGACGCCGACGGGGCGGGCGACGCGCCGGCCGCGAGCGACGCCCCCGCGCCGGCGGCGGCCGACGCGCGCTGCGAGCCGGCCGCCGCCCGCGAGCCGGACCGGCCGTAGCGCGCCGACCCGACCGGCCGGCGCACGACCGCGCGGAGTCCGCGCCGCGTTCTCCGGCCGGACGCCGCCGCCGCGCGACCCGGACGCTACCGCCGCGCCCGCGCCAGCAGCGCCGCGCACGCCGGATCGGCCGCCGCCTCGTCGATCGCCCGCGCCATCTTGCGGCGCCAGTTCGGCCGCTCGCGCCCGGTCCCCGGCACGTTCTGCGGCCGCGTCTCGCCCCACAGATCCTCGAGCGACACGAGCACCGCCCACGCCTCGCTGGCTGCCAGGCGCGCGATCGCGTCGCCGATGTCCGCGCCCGGACAGGCGGCGGCAAACGGCGGCGTGTCGTGGGTGTTCAGACTCGCGACGCAGCCGGGCGGCACCGGATCGTCGGGCGCGAGTTGGGCGACGTACATGCGCCGCAACCCGCGCCTCGCCATCTCGTCGCGCACCGCCGGCTCGACCGTGCCGAGATCCTCACCGACGATCGCACAGCGGTGGCGGTACGACTCGACGCACACGACCGCGACGAGTTCGTCGGCCGGCATCCGCACGTACACGCCCTCGGTCGCCGGAAACCCGCGCGGGATCCAAAACCGGCGAAACAGCCCCATCACATGATCGATGCGCAGCACGCGCGCGAACTCCGCGTGCGCGCGCACGCACTCGGCGAAGTAGCGGTGGCCGGTCCGCCGGCTGCGTTCCGGGTGCAGCGCGGGGACGGTCCAGTCCTGGCCGCCGGCAAACAGCGGGTCCGGCGGCGCGCCGACCGACACTCCCGCCGCGAACGCGTCCGCCTCCCGCACGGCGTCGAATCCGCGCGGGTGGACGCCGACCGGCAGGTCGAGGTACAGGCCGCGCCCCGCGAGCGCCGCGAGCTGCTCGCGACACAACCACTGCACGTAGAGGTGATAGCGGCGGGCGTCCTCGTCGCCGCCGGCGCGAAACGCCGCGTAGGCGTCGGCCAGCGGCGTCGCCGCGCGCCACCGCTCGAAGGCGTCGCGGCGCGGCGACGCGGACGCCCACAGGCGCCGCGCGGCGTCCCGCAGCAGCGGTTCGCGCGCGGCGTGCAGCCCGGGGTAGTCGACCTCGCCGGCGGCGTCGAGCGCGGCGGCCGACCGGACGAACGCCTCGGGCAGCGCGTCGATCTCGGGCACGGCCGACAGATCGAGGTACAGCTCGTTCCAGAACCGGCGCGACACCGGCAGATACGGGCTCGGCTCGTCGGGGAACGCGGCGAGCAACGGCAGCGTCCCGACGACGGAGCCGCCGAGCCCGCGCACCCAGTCGATGCAGTGCGCCAGGTCGGTCAAATCGGCGCCGCCGTGGACGCGGGTGCGCGCGCTGCGCAGCGCGTACAGCGGCGCGAACACGCCCCACGTGCGCTCGCCGGCGGGCGGCTCGTGGCAGCGCGACGGCGCGGCGATCACGTGCGCGCGCTCGCCGCCCGCGACCAGCGCGTGGTAGCCGATCGGCAGGTCGCGCAGCGCCAGCGGCGCGCCGGTCACCGGCCGCACGCCGCCGTCCTCGCACACCAGCTCGGCGGGACCGGGCGCGTCGACGTCGGCGCGGCCGTCCCACGCGACGATCACCGGCGGCAAGCGGCGCGCCGCGCGGCGGCGCGCGCGGTCGAGCAGGACGCGGCCGGCGTCGTCGGGACTCGCGAGATCCTCGCCGAGCGCGCGAATCACCGCGACCAGCGCGTCGGGCGACGCGCGGCGCACCGCGCCGAACGCATCGACGTACTCGGTCTGGACGCCGCAGTCGCGCGCGAGCGCCTCGAGCTGTCGCATCACGGGCGCGAGCATACCCGCGCGGCCGGCCGGCGACAGCCGCGCGCGGCCGGTCGCGCGCGGTCGCCCCGATGTGGGCCACCGCGGCGCCCCGTGGTAGGACACGGGCGATGACCCCATCCCGCGCGCGCCCGATGTCGCCCGCCGCGGCCGTCGCCGCCGCGAGCGCGTGGGCGGTCCTGCTCGCGGCCGCCGGCTGCCGCGAGCGCCCCGCACCCGACCGCACCAGCCCGCCGGCCGCCGCGCACGACGCCGCCGCGGCGGTCGCCGCCGCCGCGCCGCCGCCGACGTGCCCCGCTCGCGACGACCTCGCGCGCCGACTGCGCGCCGCGTGGGCGGTCGCACCGGACGAGCGGGTCGACGTCATCGCGTGCGCGCCGGGGGCGTTTCCGGAGCCCGGTTGGTTCGCGATGGCGTGGGTGGACGCCGGCGATCCGTCCTATCCGGACCGGTCGTCGCTCCGCCGGGCGCTCGTGTCGCCCGACGGCCGGTCGATCGCCGAGGCTCCGGCGCAGCGCGTGTCGCCGCGCGAGCGCGCCGAGGAGCTGGACTACGACGCGGTCGAAGTGCGCGACGTCGACGGCGACGGCGACGCCGACGCGATCACCTACGAGGAGGAGATCGCGGGCCGCGGCGTCGAGGCGACGGCGCTGGTCGTGCTGGCGCGCGACGGCGCGCGGCTGGTCGAGGCGCTCATCGTGCCGCTGGCCTACGAGGAGACCGACGACGCGGACGACGGCGACCGCGCGCCGCGCGTCGCCTGCAGCGCGAGCGTGACGTTCGACGGCCGGCGCATCGCGGTCGACGCGCCCGAGCGCCCGCCGGCCGGCGCGCCGCCGGATCGGTGCGCGACCGCGGCGGTGTACGAGCTGCGCGGCGCCGCGGCGGTCCGCGTCGGCCC
Encoded here:
- a CDS encoding 4-alpha-glucanotransferase yields the protein MMRQLEALARDCGVQTEYVDAFGAVRRASPDALVAVIRALGEDLASPDDAGRVLLDRARRRAARRLPPVIVAWDGRADVDAPGPAELVCEDGGVRPVTGAPLALRDLPIGYHALVAGGERAHVIAAPSRCHEPPAGERTWGVFAPLYALRSARTRVHGGADLTDLAHCIDWVRGLGGSVVGTLPLLAAFPDEPSPYLPVSRRFWNELYLDLSAVPEIDALPEAFVRSAAALDAAGEVDYPGLHAAREPLLRDAARRLWASASPRRDAFERWRAATPLADAYAAFRAGGDEDARRYHLYVQWLCREQLAALAGRGLYLDLPVGVHPRGFDAVREADAFAAGVSVGAPPDPLFAGGQDWTVPALHPERSRRTGHRYFAECVRAHAEFARVLRIDHVMGLFRRFWIPRGFPATEGVYVRMPADELVAVVCVESYRHRCAIVGEDLGTVEPAVRDEMARRGLRRMYVAQLAPDDPVPPGCVASLNTHDTPPFAAACPGADIGDAIARLAASEAWAVLVSLEDLWGETRPQNVPGTGRERPNWRRKMARAIDEAAADPACAALLARARR